TCAAATCACTTTACTACGGAACTCTAAATGTTGTTGTAATTTCGCACCTCGTAAAATCTTCTGAAGTTTTAGATTCAAGATTAATTATTTTCATGTTTGTGCTAATTGTTGTTCCAACTCTTTATATTTTTAGAGTAGAAGTCGGAAGAAGAATTTTTCTTAAGTATAAACAACAATTTAACAGTAATGTAATTATTGTTGGTGATGGAACAACCGGCAAATTATTAGCTACAAAATTATTGTTTGAGAATCCTGAAGGAATTAATGTTCTAGGGTTTGTTGTTAATCATGAAGTACCTGATAAAAAATTAAATGGCATAGAGGTCTTAGGAACAATTGAAGATTTAAAGCGAATAAATAATGAATTCACAATTGATGAAATTATTATTGCGATTGACGATATAAATTATGAAAGACTTCTTGAGATTTTGGATTTATGTAATTCTTTACATGTAACTGTTAAATTGACTTCAGAACTTTTTGATATTGTAACGAAAAAAGTTTCCACAGAAAAATATGCGGGAATTCCGGTTCTTGGAGTTTCTCCTCATTATAGCAATAACTTAACTCTTAAGCTTAAAAGAATTGTTGATTTAATACTATCATTAATTGGAGTAGCAATACTTTCGCCAATATTTATAATAATTGCATTATTGATTAAACTTTCCTCCAAAGGTCCAGTATTTTTTAAACAAGATAGAATTGGTCAAGGAGGACAACCATTTAAGTTTTACAAATTTCGTTCAATGACGGTTGATGAAAAGGGCGAAGAAGAAAGAAAACGCCAGATGATTGAATTTATAAAAAATAATGGTTCTCAAAACGGCGATACAAAAATTGTTAATGAAAAAAGAGTTACTTGGATTGGAAAAATTATAAGAAAATTATCTTTGGATGAATTACCGCAGTTAATTAACGTAATTAAAGGTGAAATGAGTTTAGTAGGACCGCGCCCAAGCTTACCGTATGAGTTTGATAATTACGATACTTGGCAGAAAAGAAGAGTTAATGTATTGCCAGGATGCACAGGAGTTTGGCAAGTTTGGGGAAGAAGTTCTGTATCATTTAGAGATTCTGTAGTTCTTGATTTGTATTATGTTAATAATATGTCACCTTGGCTGGATATTCAATTAATTCTTAAAACTATTCCTGTTATGTTATTTTCCAGAGGCGGAAAATAATTTTCCGAAACATATATTTAAAAAATGTTTTTTTTTTCGATATTAACATCAAATTGTTAATATTTCAATAAGACCCAAAAAGAGGAAGTTTATAATAATGAAAAGAAAATTAACAATTATAATGCTGTTTTTTATGGCATATGGTTTGTTTGCTCAAAACGAAAATGATGTACGTCTTGGTACACAATACACAGGAGTAACTTCGCAAAGAC
The nucleotide sequence above comes from Ignavibacteriota bacterium. Encoded proteins:
- a CDS encoding sugar transferase → MTKVPKYKFYFALFDLIIISIAFVISAYVVRYDKNLDLINFVRISFPILSLFFIAAAFFIFIFQVNNLYRINIIFNRSAHLTAIIKSLYYGTLNVVVISHLVKSSEVLDSRLIIFMFVLIVVPTLYIFRVEVGRRIFLKYKQQFNSNVIIVGDGTTGKLLATKLLFENPEGINVLGFVVNHEVPDKKLNGIEVLGTIEDLKRINNEFTIDEIIIAIDDINYERLLEILDLCNSLHVTVKLTSELFDIVTKKVSTEKYAGIPVLGVSPHYSNNLTLKLKRIVDLILSLIGVAILSPIFIIIALLIKLSSKGPVFFKQDRIGQGGQPFKFYKFRSMTVDEKGEEERKRQMIEFIKNNGSQNGDTKIVNEKRVTWIGKIIRKLSLDELPQLINVIKGEMSLVGPRPSLPYEFDNYDTWQKRRVNVLPGCTGVWQVWGRSSVSFRDSVVLDLYYVNNMSPWLDIQLILKTIPVMLFSRGGK